A part of Scleropages formosus chromosome 3, fSclFor1.1, whole genome shotgun sequence genomic DNA contains:
- the nfil3-2 gene encoding nuclear factor, interleukin 3 regulated, member 2: protein MESLPSQVPASSSNCTGKNLDDLEGFSGYSERLPSPQSNPTRQARLLKPKPNMSGRRKREFISEEKKDASYWEKRRKNNEAAKRSREKRRLNDMVLENRVMALNDENVRLKTELLQLKLRFGLISTASYMEKSQQISGTNGGAGSSSSSHYFSSGYSSGSQVMMNSDSSEAEQSGRGDSHTPLVKYSPRGSLSDMSDGSSRDSPEPLNYEVKHESAGMDIGGLEVDVNVNNGSATQIVFSLHPNLSSSHHSHCQLHHDIVANPSAPLTVPQRSVILYRSSSGSYPTESQRSPPPPQPPLQQEQQLSSPDAYPGQSCSTAPQPGSSETLAEVTKQLERKMLDSPPFEYASRMDEQCYGVHNQQEGQVPTSLVLDLPRNHEETDCHMYSHHHSCLSPRNEEPPVLTYEGPRPKGYYQEHSTSAKDTSSSDGDPRSSDKDASTDDESPSSSCSETGSYRQPASHLPAVLVAAPQSQSPEAQAEVRGTALPHKLRLKHRAMNSGSQCDPSGGPLITAPALPQHPYLALTNVSQQVSSKEAERWTQTDFCKKEEPRKECGKKEPTARNSRNKRCD from the coding sequence ATGGAAAGCTTGCCGTCTCAAGTCCCAGCATCCAGTTCCAACTGCACAGGCAAAAACCTTGACGACTTGGAGGGATTCTCCGGCTACAGCGAACGTCTCCCCTCACCCCAGAGCAACCCAACCCGCCAGGCCAGGCTTCTCAAGCCCAAACCCAACATGAGTGGCCGCCGTAAGCGTGAGTTCATctcagaggagaagaaggatgCCTCCTATTGGGAGAAGCGCCGCAAGAACAATGAGGCGGCCAAACGGTCCCGTGAAAAGCGCAGACTAAACGACATGGTGCTGGAGAACAGAGTCATGGCGCTCAATGACGAGAATGTGCGTCTGAAGACGGAGCTCCTGCAGCTCAAGCTACGCTTTGGGCTGATCAGCACCGCCTCTTACATGGAGAAGAGCCAGCAGATCAGTGGCACTAACGGGGGAGCTGGAAGTTCTTCCTCCAGCCATTACTTCTCTAGTGGCTACTCCAGTGGTTCACAAGTGATGATGAACTCTGATTCCTCTGAGGCCGAGCAGTCCGGCCGGGGGGACAGCCACACACCGTTGGTCAAGTACTCCCCACGCGGGTCCCTGTCCGACATGTCCGATGGTTCATCTCGTGACAGTCCCGAGCCCTTGAACTATGAGGTCAAGCACGAGAGCGCGGGCATGGACATTGGAGGGCTTGAGGTGGATGTCAATGTCAACAATGGAAGTGCCACGCAGATTGTGTTCAGCCTCCACCCCAACCTGAGTTCTTCTCATCATTCGCACTGCCAGCTTCACCACGACATTGTGGCAAACCCATCGGCCCCTTTGACTGTCCCCCAGAGGAGTGTCATTCTATACCGTTCCAGCAGTGGCTCCTATCCCACGGAGAGCCAGaggtcccctcctcctccacaacCACCACTACAGCAAGAACAACAACTGAGTTCCCCTGATGCATATCCAGGCCAGTCTTGCAGCACTGCCCCTCAGCCTGGGAGCTCGGAGACTTTGGCAGAGGTGACGAAGCAACTTGAGAGGAAGATGCTTGATTCCCCGCCCTTTGAGTATGCCAGCAGGATGGATGAGCAGTGCTATGGGGTCCACAACCAGCAGGAGGGGCAGGTGCCTACCAGCCTTGTTTTGGACCTTCCTCGCAACCATGAGGAGACAGATTGTCACATGTACAGCCATCACCACTCTTGTCTCAGTCCCCGCAATGAAGAGCCACCAGTTTTGACATACGAGGGCCCTAGGCCTAAGGGTTACTACCAGGAACACTCAACCTCAGCCAAGGACACATCCTCTAGTGATGGAGACCCTAGAAGTTCAGACAAGGATGCCTCCACAGATGATGAGTCTCCTTCCTCATCTTGCTCAGAAACTGGGAGCTATCGACAGCCAGCATCCCATCTGCCTGCTGTATTGGTCGCTGCACCCCAAAGCCAAAGCCCAGAGGCTCAGGCAGAAGTAAGAGGCACTGCACTGCCTCACAAGCTACGCCTCAAGCACAGGGCCATGAATAGCGGGTCCCAATGTGACCCCTCAGGTGGCCCACTGATCACTGCCCCTGCTCTGCCCCAGCACCCTTACTTAGCTCTTACAAATGTCAGTCAGCAGGTGAGCAGCAAAGAGGCAGAGAGATGGACACAAACAGACTTCTGCAAAAAAGAAGAGCCCAGGAAGGAATGTGGGAAGAAGGAGCCAACTGCACGAAACAGCCGAAATAAAAGGTGTGACTGA